The window tatctatctatctatattatttatttatttttttttggggggggggggggggtgagaaaCAGCCGAGTAGCTGTGATGAGAAATGAGACCGTACCTTGTGAAGTGACTCGCACAGCGCCAGTTTTTATATCCTTTACTGCTCTCCATCACTGTCCATAAAACATTATGGCGAAACCCCCATTGCCTGAACAACTGCTATACAGATTAAAAGATTTAGGGATTAGGGATTTAGGAATCCTCTGTGAAATGGTCACAGGGCGATAGTGTCACTCGTCAGACTGACACATTTATGAACACATTTATGTGATTGGTCCTTTGGTAAGATTATTTCCCCATGTTCTTATTAATTAGTGGGCTAATGTAGGCTTCACTTTAAACCTGGGGAGTAATTTTCTTATTGCTTGAATGTGAAGTGTGAGTCGTATCGCCATAATATAGAAATTATATGAATGTAAATGCTTGACATATCAACAGTTTGTTGAACTGCTTAAGTCCATTATTTCTTGTAAGTAGGAACCAGTGTGTCCCAACCGTTTGCTCTTAAGGGACGCTTAAAATTGTAACACAATAATCATGTGCCGTGCTACTGTTTAGCTTGTTAGCCAACTAGCTCTTTACCTACGTTGAGAGCTCAGAGCTCATTTCCAACACAACATAGAAATAAATGGATCGACACGCCGGTATAAATATTTCACGTTTGTTTTAGCCACTAAGCGGCTAAGCCGATGTGAAACAGGGCAGCTGTTCTTAATGTGCCATGATTGGAGCTAGTTAGCTGACTTAACTCACTTGCTAAACTTGAAAGACAGCTTTACAAGGCTTTTAGAATTGTCCCAGACATTAATAAGCCCCTCTCATATTACTTATTCATTTAAACTGGACTACAGCGTGACACCTGTAGGAGCTATGGACTAGTTATTGATTTGTATGAATTTAGTGTCCTGCATCAAGACGATTCGTACATGGCTACCGGTCACTGAGCAGAGTTTTAATAGAAACTGCTGGTAGATGGTGAAGATGGTCAGTTTTGGGAGGAAAGTGTGGTGTGGGATGGAGAAGGGCTTCCGCTACCTGCCCATCGTGCTCAATACAACTCTGGTGTTCTCCATCACGGCTGAAGTGAGCTATCTGGTTTTGATGGAAGCCCCCTTGGAGCCAGCACAGAAGGAGTCTGAGTGGTCTGCTCATTGGAAGACCATGCATCTGTTTGCCCAGTACTTCATGCTGGGAAGCATAACATGGAACGCCTCTCTGTTCCTTAAAACCAACCCAAGTATCCGTGGAGTATTTCTTAATGGGGATATCGTGGGGCAGGGTTGGAGGTAATTGACATTATATCATTTGCACAGTATTTGTCTCATATTTCCTGTGCTCTTCTCAGCAGAGCGCACTCAGCCCTGGCTACACATCAGCATAATGTGTATATTGATATTTTGAGTGCTATtataacaactttttttttccacttgtcTCAGATACTGTTACACCTGTGagacacacactcctccacGATGCTCACATTGTTATGACTGCAACGTGTGTGTCCTGCGTCGAGATCACCACTGTGTCTTCTTCGGCCAGTGTGTAGGCTTCCGCAATTACCGCTACTTCCTGAGCTGTCTGCTGTTCATGTGGGCTGGTCTGCTGTACGCTGTGGTGATGAATGCTGAGGTCTTCATCGTCATCTTGAAGGAAGGTGTTACCTTTCACAGCTTCATGCTGCTCATGGTGCCATGGATTATGCTGGTCACTGGTAAGTGTATAATGAGCAGATGTTTAGGCCAGTCAGGGTCTTGAGGTATTGTATAAAGATGTTTTATCTCTTGTCCGGTCATCCACTTTATTTACTGATCATTTTATGTAATGCAAAAAGA is drawn from Ictalurus furcatus strain D&B chromosome 8, Billie_1.0, whole genome shotgun sequence and contains these coding sequences:
- the zdhhc24 gene encoding probable palmitoyltransferase ZDHHC24, with the protein product MVKMVSFGRKVWCGMEKGFRYLPIVLNTTLVFSITAEVSYLVLMEAPLEPAQKESEWSAHWKTMHLFAQYFMLGSITWNASLFLKTNPSIRGVFLNGDIVGQGWRYCYTCETHTPPRCSHCYDCNVCVLRRDHHCVFFGQCVGFRNYRYFLSCLLFMWAGLLYAVVMNAEVFIVILKEGVTFHSFMLLMVPWIMLVTGQVTAQAFTFAFIADTCVVGFLLVSAFLFFHVALMLRGQTTREWYSTRRPYSLGVLANVRECLGEHWYICWLCPLIPSTLPGDGIYFKVTGSLEPMK